The following are from one region of the uncultured Hyphomonas sp. genome:
- a CDS encoding DUF3576 domain-containing protein — translation MNKYVFSAAAAALFALTGCQGGGKRLSADAQVAAKNVGTVNPFLWRASLDTFTEMPVKSTDPIGGLIVYDWKSFPGSENERVKATVYILGTRLRADGVKVAVFRQVNQDGTWVDAPVDPETAVQLENAILDRARTLKNSQLG, via the coding sequence ATGAACAAATATGTCTTCTCCGCGGCAGCCGCTGCCCTGTTTGCACTGACCGGTTGCCAAGGTGGTGGAAAGCGGCTCAGCGCAGACGCCCAGGTCGCTGCGAAGAATGTCGGAACAGTGAACCCCTTTTTGTGGCGCGCCTCGCTCGACACGTTCACCGAGATGCCGGTGAAAAGCACCGATCCGATCGGCGGTCTGATCGTGTATGACTGGAAAAGCTTTCCGGGCTCCGAGAATGAACGCGTCAAGGCCACCGTCTATATCCTCGGCACGCGACTACGCGCCGACGGTGTGAAAGTGGCAGTGTTCCGTCAGGTGAATCAGGATGGCACCTGGGTCGATGCACCGGTTGATCCGGAAACCGCGGTCCAGCTTGAAAATGCGATCCTTGACCGCGCGCGGACCCTCAAGAATTCGCAACTCGGCTAA
- a CDS encoding porin, whose amino-acid sequence MKRPILLAFASVMGCLPALAQEEWSVWETDWKADAGLVLSPGAEAPALYRLGVGVDTNRVLDNGLVLGLALGMDAQQDQSSRAGFSGIVAAPMPGTPAIAGAFSGLGRSPGMEDDGARSVLQTAYLYAEGGYGEVRLGRDEGVAKRFSQGAPSLFSAVSLHAPRLDPDGGAIVRTDHDLTGPAAKVSYTTPRIVGFKGGLSYTPVADVRGLDRDPARILPGTAAYSISDAGEASINFNHRFRESGVRVRASTAWSRADVDASPVSPVTYGTVETLSFGANAAWKNTVIGASWQGSDNGLTGRPGDYSAWTAGITHSALGFDWGVEYGRATDDAAGVKGESWRAGLARPVTEAARIAFGYRHDQLDFMAKAPSHPLGGEGIVIEITLSH is encoded by the coding sequence ATGAAACGTCCGATCCTTCTGGCCTTTGCCTCGGTCATGGGCTGCCTGCCTGCTCTGGCGCAGGAAGAATGGTCCGTTTGGGAAACGGACTGGAAGGCCGATGCGGGGCTCGTGCTGTCGCCCGGCGCGGAGGCGCCCGCACTGTACCGGCTGGGTGTCGGCGTCGATACCAATCGCGTGCTGGACAATGGCCTTGTGCTCGGGCTGGCGCTGGGAATGGATGCGCAGCAGGACCAGTCATCGCGCGCGGGATTTTCCGGCATTGTCGCCGCGCCAATGCCTGGTACGCCCGCCATCGCAGGGGCTTTCAGCGGGCTTGGCCGGTCGCCAGGCATGGAAGACGATGGCGCGCGCAGTGTTTTACAGACAGCCTATCTCTATGCTGAGGGCGGATATGGCGAAGTCCGCCTCGGGCGCGACGAGGGGGTTGCGAAACGTTTCTCTCAAGGCGCGCCTTCCCTGTTTTCGGCGGTATCGCTGCATGCGCCCCGACTGGACCCGGATGGCGGGGCGATTGTGCGCACAGACCATGACCTGACCGGACCGGCCGCGAAAGTGTCCTACACCACGCCGAGAATTGTCGGCTTCAAGGGCGGACTTTCGTATACGCCCGTAGCAGATGTGCGTGGTCTGGACCGGGATCCGGCGCGAATCCTGCCCGGCACGGCGGCGTATTCGATCTCCGATGCCGGGGAAGCCAGCATCAATTTCAATCACCGTTTCAGGGAAAGTGGCGTGCGCGTGCGTGCCTCAACAGCGTGGAGCCGCGCGGACGTAGATGCGTCTCCGGTTTCTCCGGTCACGTATGGAACAGTGGAAACCCTGTCGTTTGGTGCGAATGCGGCGTGGAAGAATACGGTGATCGGCGCCAGCTGGCAGGGCAGCGACAATGGTCTGACCGGGCGCCCCGGGGACTATTCGGCCTGGACTGCGGGGATCACGCATTCAGCCCTTGGTTTCGACTGGGGCGTCGAATATGGCCGCGCCACCGACGATGCTGCCGGCGTAAAAGGCGAATCCTGGCGCGCCGGACTCGCCCGGCCTGTGACAGAGGCTGCCCGAATTGCGTTCGGATACCGTCACGATCAGCTGGATTTCATGGCAAAGGCGCCTTCTCACCCCCTGGGTGGGGAAGGAATTGTGATAGAAATCACACTATCGCATTAG
- a CDS encoding NtrZ family periplasmic regulatory protein, translated as MPTVTVDTPQLSETQSGKIDWYRQFAISKPVDARPVWQAEPSEDVSMQFSGSDRWEFRIDRLSRPSASLSPLPRQEMQAGATFKITPRFSVGGEVSVGADDLNAVSTWEERDMETGVRLKSAFKF; from the coding sequence GTGCCGACCGTCACCGTTGATACACCGCAGCTTTCCGAAACCCAGTCTGGCAAGATCGACTGGTATCGCCAGTTTGCCATTTCAAAGCCGGTCGATGCCCGCCCTGTCTGGCAGGCAGAGCCGTCGGAAGATGTCTCCATGCAGTTCTCCGGCAGTGATCGCTGGGAATTCCGGATCGACAGGTTGTCACGGCCATCTGCCAGCCTTTCCCCGCTTCCGCGCCAGGAAATGCAGGCCGGAGCGACCTTCAAGATCACGCCGCGTTTCTCGGTTGGCGGTGAAGTCAGCGTCGGTGCCGACGATCTGAACGCCGTTTCGACATGGGAAGAACGCGACATGGAAACCGGTGTTCGTCTGAAGTCCGCCTTCAAGTTCTAA
- a CDS encoding thiamine phosphate synthase, protein MSVSVITMMQEDRNRAERKLRTAARAAGRHLPSGLPPVLYLTDPARTPDPVVTASRLSSWYGLVYRHYGQPGHAQVAADLAKVCRHRHVTLLIANDPGLAMQVGADGVHWPFSARGEARKWRSRFSMMTASAHTPEQLRLLQDAGFDAALLSTAFPSASPSARAPLGQLKIRKLVYASALPVYALGGINADTASQVAPVAGMAAIEGIETVFGPQSRP, encoded by the coding sequence GTGTCGGTATCAGTCATCACGATGATGCAGGAAGACCGAAACCGCGCGGAACGCAAGCTCCGCACCGCCGCACGTGCCGCGGGCCGGCATCTGCCGTCCGGCTTGCCGCCGGTTCTGTACCTGACCGATCCGGCGCGAACGCCCGATCCGGTGGTCACCGCTAGTCGGTTATCGTCATGGTATGGTCTGGTTTACAGGCATTATGGTCAGCCGGGGCACGCACAAGTCGCCGCTGATCTGGCGAAAGTCTGCCGCCACCGTCATGTGACGCTCCTGATCGCAAACGATCCCGGGCTCGCCATGCAGGTTGGGGCAGATGGCGTGCACTGGCCATTTTCCGCGCGCGGCGAAGCCAGAAAGTGGCGCAGCCGTTTTTCAATGATGACCGCCAGCGCCCACACGCCGGAACAGTTGAGACTGCTACAGGATGCGGGGTTCGACGCCGCCCTGTTGTCTACCGCTTTCCCGTCCGCCAGTCCCAGCGCGCGCGCGCCGCTCGGGCAGTTGAAGATCCGCAAACTGGTGTACGCATCTGCCCTGCCGGTCTATGCGCTCGGCGGCATCAATGCAGACACGGCCAGTCAGGTCGCCCCTGTTGCAGGTATGGCAGCAATCGAAGGAATAGAGACCGTATTCGGTCCGCAGTCCCGGCCTTAG
- a CDS encoding YggS family pyridoxal phosphate-dependent enzyme yields MTDTDTLSIAKRREAVLAELSDAATPAPQLVAVTKTQPEQAIDEILATGHRVFGENRVQEAEARWSGHRSAYPDLELHLIGPLQTNKAEIAVRLFDVIETLDRPKLADALAKAMDKVGRALPVLIQVNTGEEPQKAGVIPSELQQLLQYAREKGLDVQGLMCIPPVDEPAGPHFALLARLAKAAGLSVLSMGMSSDYATAAKFGSTHVRVGSALFGPRDYP; encoded by the coding sequence ATGACTGATACCGACACACTCTCCATTGCCAAGCGCCGCGAGGCGGTGCTGGCCGAACTTTCCGACGCTGCCACCCCGGCGCCCCAGCTGGTGGCGGTGACAAAAACACAGCCTGAACAGGCGATCGACGAGATTCTCGCCACGGGCCACCGCGTGTTTGGCGAGAACCGCGTGCAGGAGGCCGAAGCCCGCTGGAGCGGCCACCGGTCTGCCTATCCGGATCTCGAATTGCACCTGATCGGCCCGTTGCAGACCAACAAGGCCGAAATCGCGGTGCGCCTGTTTGACGTGATCGAGACGCTGGACCGTCCGAAACTGGCCGATGCGCTGGCTAAGGCGATGGACAAAGTAGGCCGCGCCCTGCCCGTCCTAATCCAGGTGAATACTGGTGAAGAGCCGCAGAAGGCGGGAGTCATTCCGTCTGAACTGCAGCAATTGCTACAGTACGCACGTGAAAAGGGCCTCGATGTTCAGGGCCTGATGTGCATCCCGCCGGTGGACGAGCCGGCCGGACCGCACTTCGCCCTGCTCGCCAGACTGGCAAAGGCGGCGGGCCTTTCCGTGCTGTCGATGGGGATGAGTTCCGACTATGCGACTGCCGCCAAATTCGGCTCGACACATGTCCGGGTCGGGTCTGCGCTGTTTGGCCCGCGGGATTATCCCTGA
- a CDS encoding L,D-transpeptidase family protein, translated as MSADFVAYGDGRFLLAGRETRCSVGRSGIIAGEDKREGDGFSPAGTWPMRRVFYRPDRLDAPKTLLPLVPLTPEDGWCDAPEDPLYNRWVKLPYSASHENLWLEDHVYDVIVELGYNDDPPVPPLGSAIFLHLARPDWGPTAGCVAVTLEDMLEILRLSARGSEIEIRLQDQG; from the coding sequence GTGAGCGCGGATTTTGTTGCCTATGGAGATGGACGCTTCCTGCTGGCGGGCCGGGAAACGCGGTGTTCGGTCGGGCGAAGCGGTATCATTGCCGGGGAAGACAAGCGGGAAGGCGATGGCTTTTCCCCCGCCGGCACCTGGCCCATGCGCCGTGTCTTCTACAGGCCTGACCGGCTGGATGCCCCGAAAACCCTGCTGCCGCTGGTGCCGCTGACCCCGGAAGACGGCTGGTGCGATGCGCCGGAAGACCCGCTCTACAATCGCTGGGTCAAGCTGCCCTATTCGGCCAGCCACGAGAATCTCTGGCTGGAAGACCATGTCTACGATGTCATCGTGGAGCTGGGATACAATGACGATCCGCCTGTTCCGCCGCTTGGCAGCGCCATCTTCCTGCACCTCGCCCGGCCCGACTGGGGCCCGACAGCGGGCTGTGTCGCCGTGACACTGGAGGACATGCTGGAAATCCTGCGCCTGTCGGCACGGGGATCGGAGATCGAAATCCGGCTTCAGGATCAGGGATAA